The following DNA comes from Alienimonas californiensis.
TCGGCCGAGCGGTAATCCGCGTAGACGGCCCCGTCGTCCGGATGCAGGCCGCAGACCAGCCAGCCGCGTTGCGCCTCGGCGGCGGAGCGTTTCGCCAGCCGTCGATCATCGCGCTGCACGTCGGCGATCGACATTAATCGATCCTGTTCGCGATCGAAGATGACGGTGGACAGATCGTGATCGAGCAGGGCCCAGCGGCCGTCTCCGTAGGGACCGCCTTTCAAAAAGACCTCGAACGAATTGTGCCCCGCCGTGCCGACGGTCCGGCCCCGATTGTGCCCCAGCAGCGCGTGCAGTTCGGCCGACCACTGGGCGTGCGTCGTGCCGCAGAGGCCGAAGCCGTGCGCGAACAACCCGGTCCAATAGTCGCGCGTCGCGGAGTCGCCGCCCTGCCGAAACCCCTCCCCCCAGAGGTCTTCGACGCCCTCCTCGCCGTGCCAGTAATGGGTATTCCGCCAGAGCCAGGCGGCGAGCGCTTTTTGCTCGTCGGCGCTCGGAACGTCTCCCACGACGCGGCGGTAGAGGTCCGCCTGCGTCGCCTCCAGCCGCTCGAAGGTCGAGCACGACAGTTCCCCCGGGTACCAAGGATGGTCGGTGCGAACCTGGGGGTCGCCGACGCCGGCGTCCGCCGCGTTCGGCGTCAGCAGCCCCAGGAGCGCGGCCAGGGAAACAGCAACTCGCCGCATGGTCGCGCTCCGGCTTTGGAACAGGAACAGAAGCTCCGCCGAGCCCGGCGGCGGGCGACGTTTCCCTCCGTCGGCGGCCGCTTGGACGAAGCGGGGTCGTCGCATTCTACCCGGGCTGCCCGAGCGACGAGAGCGACCGGCGCGGACGAACGGTCCCCCGCGTCCCGGGACTGAGGGACCGCAGGGCGGCGCTCAGGACAGCCACGCGTCCAGACGTTCGGCGACGAACTCGTCGTCGATGAGGTGCGGGTGGTCCCGGCGGACGCGGGCGATTCGCTCGGCCTGCCCCGGCGAGAGTCGCTCGTGCGGATCCAGGCACCGGTCCGAGGCGAGCAATCCCTGGCCGTGCAGCACGTGGTTGATCCCCGGGACGCAGCCGGCGAACCCGTGGGCCGGGTCGAACAGCGCCGCGTTGCAGTCGGTGACCTGGGCGTCCAACGCGAGCGCCGCCGGCGTCAGCGGCGTGGCCCCTGTGCGGAGGGCCTGCACGCGGTCGAACGTCTCGACCGCCCGGCGGGTCCAGACGGCCCAGTGCCCCAGCAGCCCGCCGACCATTCGCTGCGTAACCGTCACGCCGCCGACCCGCGTCGAAAACGGCGTGAGCAGATCCGCGACGATGTGGTCGTCGTTGCCGGTGTACAGCGCGATCTCCCCGGCCCGCCCCGCCCGCGCGACGCCGCGGACGACGTCGAGCGTTTGATAGCGGTCGAACGGGGCGATCTTGATGGCGAGCACGTTGTCGATCGCGGCGAACCGGCGCCAGAACGCTTCGCCCAGCGGCCGGCCGCTGATCGCGGTCTGGAGGTAGAACCCGAACAGCGGGATCACGTCCGCGACTGCCCGGCAGTGGGCGATCAGGGCGTCGTCGTCGGCCTGCGGCAGCGCCGCGAGCGAGAGCAGCCCGGCGTGGTAGCCGAGCGACCTCGCCAACTCCGCCTCGCGCACGGCCTGCGGCGTCGGCCCGCAGACCCCCGCGACGCGGACCAAGCGGGGGCCGCCGTTCCGCTCGATCTCGTCGAGCGCGTCGCCCGCGGTTCGCAAGACCGGTTCGAGCAGGTTGTGCGCGGGGTCGCGGATCGCGAACTGCGTCGTGTGCACCCCGACGGCGACGCCGCCGGCGCCGGCCGCGGCGTAGTAGCGGGTGAGGGCCCGTTGGCGGCGCTCGTCGTAGACGCCGTCCGCCGACAGCGCGAGCGGGTGCGCGGGGATCACCAGCCCCGCCTGCAGGGCGTCGCGGACCCAGCGGGGAGCTTCGGCGGAGTGGGACATGGGCCTCATTCCAGCGTCGAGCGACCGCCGACCGCGACGAACTTAATACCGCCCGTCGCGGACTTCAAAGCGGGTCGGTTTGCCCAGCGTCCGCCCGCCGCGGGCGATCCAGTCGGCGACCCAGTCGATCACGCGTTCGATCGGGGTGTCCGGCTCGCCGAGCAACGCCGTCGCCCGGGCGGCGTTGGACAGCAGGGCGGCGGGGGCCGGTTCGCCGGTGAAGGCGACGGGCCGGCCCATCCGCTCGGCGAGGCGGGTCGCGACGTCGCGGACCGCGAGCGTTTGCGTGCCGGTGACGTTGATCGCCAGCGGCGGGCTGCCCGCATGCTCCAGCAGGCGCAGCGCCGCGGCGTTGGCGTCCCCCTGCCAGATGCCGTTGAAGTATCCCGTCGCGAGGTCGATCGGCGTCCCGGCGGCGATCCGCTGGGCCAGATCCACCAGCACGCCGTAGCGGGGTTCGAGCGCGTAGTTCAGCCGGAGCAGGACCGCGGGCGTGCCCCGTTCGCGGGAGGCGTATTCGAACAGCCGCTCGCGGGCCACGGCCGCGTTCGGGTATTCGCCCCGCGGCTCCAGCGCGTCCGTCTCCACGCTCCCGCCCGAATCGGCCGCCGTGACGTCGTAGACGTTGCCCGTGCTGAAGGCCACGACGTCGGCGTCGCGGTACGCCCGCGTCGCCTGCAGCGGCGCGACGGTGTTCGCCGCCCACGTCAGGTCCGGCCGCTCCGCGGTGCCGAACTTCAGCCCGACCATGTAGACCACGTGGGCGGCCGGGGGCAGCCGGTCCGCGGCGTCCTCCGCGAGCAGGTCGCAGGCGACCGTCTCCGCCCCGGCCGCCTCATGTTGCCGCCGCACCGCCGCGTCGCCGAAGCGGCTTACGCTGAACACTTTGGCCGAACTCCCCGCCGCGTCCCGCGCCCGACAGGCCATCGTCACCAGCGACAGGCCCATCTTCCCCCCGCTACCGAGCACCGCCAGATCGCCCCGCAGCCGGCGGAAGACGTCGACCACCGCGGGCGTCGGGCGGCTGAGCAGTTCCTCCAACGCGGTTTCGTCGGCGATGCGATCGGGAAGCTCCACGACGAACCCGTCCGAGCGGTGAGGGAGGTTGACGACGGTCGCGCCATCCGCGACCGCACGCCCCTAGCGATACCGCGAACGGGCCGTCGACCGCAAACGGGCAGCCACGGGGAGGACGCGCCGGGCGCCCGGCGGGAGACCGAACGGTCGCGTGGGGACCGATGTCGCCGTAGCGTGATGTGCGGCAAGGCGAGGCGATGAGCGACGTGACGCGACTACTCGACCGTTTCGGAGCCGGCGACGCCGCCGCCGCGGACGAGTTGCTGCCGCTGGTTTACGACGAGCTACGCCGGATCGCCCGGAAGCAAATGAGCGACGAGGCGGCCGGCCACACGTTGCAGGCGACCGGGCTGGTGCACGAGGCGTACCTGCGGCTCGTCCGCTCCTCCGAACGCGATTCGGCCGGAGACGGATCGGCGGCGGACGAGGGCCGCATCCGCTCGACGCGGGGCTACTTCTTCGCCGCGGCGTCCGAGGCGATGCGACGAATCCTCGTGGAGAACGCCCGCCGCAAAGCCCGGCTCAAGCGGGGCGGCGATCGGCGGCGGGTCGACTTCGACCATGTGCCGGCGATCGAACTGGCGAGCGACCGGGACGACGATCCGGACGACCTGCTGGCGCTGGACGCCGCCCTCAAACGGTTCGAGGCGGAGCATCCGCGGGCGGCCTCGGTCGTCACGCTGCGGTACTTCGCCGGTCTCAGCTTCGAGGAGACCGCCGCGGCCCTCGACGTCTCCCGCGCCACCGCGGTGCGGGATTGGACCTTCGGCCGG
Coding sequences within:
- a CDS encoding NAD-dependent epimerase/dehydratase family protein codes for the protein MELPDRIADETALEELLSRPTPAVVDVFRRLRGDLAVLGSGGKMGLSLVTMACRARDAAGSSAKVFSVSRFGDAAVRRQHEAAGAETVACDLLAEDAADRLPPAAHVVYMVGLKFGTAERPDLTWAANTVAPLQATRAYRDADVVAFSTGNVYDVTAADSGGSVETDALEPRGEYPNAAVARERLFEYASRERGTPAVLLRLNYALEPRYGVLVDLAQRIAAGTPIDLATGYFNGIWQGDANAAALRLLEHAGSPPLAINVTGTQTLAVRDVATRLAERMGRPVAFTGEPAPAALLSNAARATALLGEPDTPIERVIDWVADWIARGGRTLGKPTRFEVRDGRY
- a CDS encoding dihydrodipicolinate synthase family protein → MSHSAEAPRWVRDALQAGLVIPAHPLALSADGVYDERRQRALTRYYAAAGAGGVAVGVHTTQFAIRDPAHNLLEPVLRTAGDALDEIERNGGPRLVRVAGVCGPTPQAVREAELARSLGYHAGLLSLAALPQADDDALIAHCRAVADVIPLFGFYLQTAISGRPLGEAFWRRFAAIDNVLAIKIAPFDRYQTLDVVRGVARAGRAGEIALYTGNDDHIVADLLTPFSTRVGGVTVTQRMVGGLLGHWAVWTRRAVETFDRVQALRTGATPLTPAALALDAQVTDCNAALFDPAHGFAGCVPGINHVLHGQGLLASDRCLDPHERLSPGQAERIARVRRDHPHLIDDEFVAERLDAWLS
- a CDS encoding ECF-type sigma factor — protein: MSDVTRLLDRFGAGDAAAADELLPLVYDELRRIARKQMSDEAAGHTLQATGLVHEAYLRLVRSSERDSAGDGSAADEGRIRSTRGYFFAAASEAMRRILVENARRKARLKRGGDRRRVDFDHVPAIELASDRDDDPDDLLALDAALKRFEAEHPRAASVVTLRYFAGLSFEETAAALDVSRATAVRDWTFGRAWLHRALNGNASPGDRPTEDRPTEDRADEV